A stretch of Brassica rapa cultivar Chiifu-401-42 chromosome A08, CAAS_Brap_v3.01, whole genome shotgun sequence DNA encodes these proteins:
- the LOC103835355 gene encoding serine carboxypeptidase-like 45 — MSPPPSLQCLTFSFALIFFLSSSTVLSHSDLITRLPGQPRVGFQQYSGYVTLDEKKQRALFYYFAEAETNPTSKPLVLWLNGGPGCSSLGVGAFSENGPFRPKGSVLVKNQHSWNQEANMLYLETPVGVGFSYSTQRSYESVDDKITARDNLVFLERWFLKFPHYLNRSLFITGESYAGHYVPQLADLMIQYNKKHHLFNLRGIAIGNPVLEFSTDFNSRAEYFWSHGLISDSTFKLFTSYCNYSRYVSEYYRGSMSSICSKVMSQVNTETSRFVDKYDVTLDVCISSVLSQSKVVSPNQVGESVDVCVEDETVNYLNRRDVQEALHARLVGVREWTVCSNVLDYQMLDVEKPTINIVGSLVEAGVPVLVYSGDQDSVIPLTGSRTLVSRLAKRLGLRTSVPYRVWFAGQQVGGWTQVYGNVLSFATVRGAAHEVPFSQPERSLVLFKAFLDGHPLPEEF; from the exons AtgtctcctcctccttctctccAATGCCTCACATTCTCCTTTGCCTTAATCTTCTTCCTGAGCTCCTCCACTGTTCTCTCCCACTCCGATCTGATCACCCGTTTACCCGGTCAACCCCGGGTCGGATTCCAGCAATACTCAGGTTATGTCACCCTCGACgaaaagaaacagagagctCTGTTTTACTACTTCGCCGAAGCTGAAACCAATCCTACCTCCAAGCCTCTCGTCCTCTGGCTCAATGGAG GACCTGGATGTTCATCTTTGGGCGTTGGTGCATTCTCAGAGAACGGACCATTTAGACCAAAAGGATCAGTTTTGGTCAAGAACCAACATAGCTGGAACCAAg AGGCTAATATGTTGTATCTAGAGACACCTGTTGGAGTTGGATTCTCTTATTCAACTCAGAGATCGTACGAGAGTGTGGATGATAAGATCACTG CAAGAGACAACCTTGTGTTCTTGGAAAGATGGTTCCTCAAGTTCCCTCACTATCTCAACAGAAGTCTCTTCATCACTGGTGAAAGCTATGCTG GCCATTATGTTCCCCAGTTAGCTGATCTAATGATTCAGTACAACAAGAAACACCATTTGTTTAATCTCAGAGGAATTGCT attggCAATCCTGTTCTTGAGTTTTCAACTGACTTCAACTCACGAGCTGAGTACTTCTGGTCTCACGGCTTGATATCGGATTCAACATTCAAACTCTTCACTTCTTACTGTAACTACTCACGCTATGTGAGTGAGTACTACAGAGGGTCCATGTCTAGTATCTGCTCTAAAGTGATGAGCCAAGTTAACACTGAGACGAGTAGGTTTGTGGATAAATATGACGTGACACTCGACGTCTGCATTTCCTCTGTGTTATCTCAATCCAAAGTCGTAAGCCCTAAC CAAGTGGGAGAATCGGTTGATGTCTGTGTGGAAGATGAGACCGTTAATTATCTAAACCGAAGAGATGTGCAGGAAGCGCTTCACGCTCGGCTCGTTGGAGTACGTGAATGGACAGTTTGCAGCAA TGTGCTTGATTACCAAATGCTTGATGTGGAAAAACCTACGATTAATATCGTAGGGAGCCTTGTGGAAGCTGGAGTTCCAGTTCTTGTCTACAG TGGAGATCAAGATTCTGTGATTCCGTTGACAGGAAGTAGAACCTTAGTGAGCAGATTAGCCAAACGGTTGGGACTGAGAACAAGTGTGCCTTATAGAGTCTGGTTTGCAGGACAACAG GTGGGTGGGTGGACGCAAGTCTATGGAAATGTATTGTCATTTGCAACGGTGCGAGGAGCTGCACATGAGGTCCCATTCTCACAGCCTGAGAGATCACTTGTGCTGTTCAAAGCGTTCTTGGATGGTCATCCTCTTCCTGAAGAGTTTTGA